A genomic segment from Nodularia sphaerocarpa UHCC 0038 encodes:
- the grxC gene encoding glutaredoxin 3 encodes MAANVEVYTWSTCPFCIRAKSLLKKKGVDFTEYCIDGDEAERAKMSERANGRRSLPQIFINDYHVGGCDDIHALESEGKLDELLASGA; translated from the coding sequence ATGGCTGCCAACGTTGAAGTTTACACTTGGAGTACTTGCCCTTTTTGCATCCGTGCTAAAAGTTTGTTGAAGAAGAAAGGCGTTGATTTTACCGAATATTGCATTGATGGAGATGAAGCGGAACGGGCTAAAATGTCCGAAAGAGCTAATGGTAGACGCTCACTACCGCAAATTTTTATTAATGATTACCATGTTGGTGGTTGTGATGATATCCACGCTTTAGAAAGTGAAGGCAAGCTGGATGAATTACTAGCTTCTGGTGCATAG